A genomic window from Desulfobulbaceae bacterium includes:
- a CDS encoding ABC transporter substrate-binding protein, translating to MRFLGIFLVLFTVGVLVPAPNTQASSVLRGETLVLMHGGSQGQWTDVGIANPYAAGFSHQQGNAAWLEPLFYYSAFSGKTIPWLAESYHYNKDFTELTVKVRHNVYWSDGHPFTAKDVAFTFTMLKKHAPLLRNSAEIREWVKSIDVLDDVTLKFVFVSPKPQFHFSHLSFKFDSGVYVVPEHIFKTVDDPLSFSFYDLQKGWPVVTGGYQITEWSPQKKVLDYQENWWAVKSGLAKKPKVKRLLFIPFSDESRAVQMMINNQIDMSIDLRPTTIKQAVAQNKNIITHTLRESPYGYVDWWPVSLWFNCSESPFDNKNVRWAVSYAIDRRQLIDVAYEGAGIPTELPFPDFSELKPFVDSTHDLLKKYPTNEFNSDKSAALMRQEGYVKDQKGFWAKDGNRIKMTIHGFSIFDDFAPVLAEQLRKSGFEATYTAPADSYAKITTGVARVMIFGHGGSISGPHATLDFFTSKHALPNGQPTQFFSRWKNSEFDAVVNEMGMLPEREARVKDLYRQAMAIWLDELPNVPLMQWMHRIPMNTTYWKGYPTVNNSYINGAFWHLTLPLILQELQPVQEGS from the coding sequence ATGAGATTTTTGGGCATTTTTTTGGTTTTATTTACAGTTGGGGTTCTTGTTCCTGCTCCAAATACACAGGCAAGTTCTGTGCTGCGAGGAGAAACGCTTGTCCTTATGCATGGGGGGAGTCAAGGCCAGTGGACAGATGTCGGGATCGCAAATCCCTATGCCGCAGGATTTTCTCATCAACAGGGCAATGCCGCGTGGCTAGAGCCGCTTTTTTATTATTCCGCTTTTTCTGGGAAAACTATTCCATGGCTTGCGGAATCGTATCACTATAATAAAGATTTTACTGAGCTTACGGTTAAGGTCAGACATAATGTGTATTGGAGTGACGGTCATCCTTTTACGGCCAAAGATGTTGCTTTTACCTTTACTATGCTTAAAAAGCATGCCCCATTATTGAGGAATTCTGCTGAAATTCGCGAGTGGGTAAAGTCGATTGACGTGCTCGATGATGTTACGCTCAAGTTTGTCTTTGTCTCCCCAAAGCCTCAATTTCATTTTTCTCACTTGAGCTTTAAATTTGATTCCGGGGTCTATGTAGTCCCAGAGCATATTTTCAAAACTGTTGATGATCCTTTGTCATTCTCGTTCTATGATCTCCAGAAAGGGTGGCCTGTGGTGACCGGTGGTTATCAGATCACTGAGTGGTCTCCTCAGAAAAAAGTGTTGGATTATCAAGAAAACTGGTGGGCTGTTAAATCAGGGCTGGCCAAGAAACCAAAGGTCAAAAGACTTCTGTTTATTCCTTTTTCTGATGAAAGCCGTGCTGTCCAAATGATGATCAATAATCAGATTGATATGTCAATTGATTTACGGCCAACAACCATAAAGCAGGCGGTTGCTCAGAATAAAAATATCATTACCCACACCCTGAGAGAATCTCCTTATGGGTATGTTGATTGGTGGCCTGTTTCACTTTGGTTCAACTGTTCGGAATCCCCTTTTGATAATAAGAATGTCCGTTGGGCAGTAAGTTATGCCATTGACAGGAGGCAACTTATTGATGTCGCTTATGAGGGGGCAGGGATCCCAACTGAATTGCCTTTTCCTGATTTTTCGGAACTCAAACCTTTTGTTGACTCTACTCACGATCTTTTGAAAAAATATCCGACGAATGAATTCAACAGCGACAAATCAGCGGCGCTGATGAGACAAGAAGGTTACGTGAAAGATCAAAAAGGGTTCTGGGCAAAAGATGGCAATCGAATCAAAATGACAATTCATGGATTTTCTATTTTTGACGATTTTGCGCCAGTACTAGCAGAGCAGTTGCGAAAGTCTGGGTTTGAGGCAACATATACCGCGCCTGCTGATTCTTATGCAAAAATTACCACAGGAGTGGCTAGGGTCATGATTTTTGGACATGGTGGCAGTATCTCCGGTCCTCATGCAACTCTTGATTTTTTTACCTCTAAGCATGCCCTGCCCAATGGTCAGCCCACTCAATTTTTTTCCCGATGGAAAAATAGTGAGTTTGATGCAGTTGTTAACGAGATGGGCATGCTGCCGGAAAGAGAGGCTAGGGTAAAGGATCTGTATCGTCAGGCGATGGCAATCTGGTTGGATGAG